From a single Pseudomonas triticicola genomic region:
- a CDS encoding HutD/Ves family protein, whose product MNYQVKVLRAEGYPRMPWKNGGGSTEEITRDAGAGLDGFGWRLSIADITESGGFSTFAGYQRVITVLQGDGMTLCVDGDDTRPLLPLDPFAFSGESQVSCTLLGGAIRDFNLIYAPQRYSARLQWLDGEQRFFSSASTLLVFSVSELMDVRVGDGVSQLGRHDCLQLDGNSGLVEVSTNAACCVIELPQN is encoded by the coding sequence ATGAATTATCAAGTGAAGGTTCTACGCGCTGAAGGCTACCCGCGCATGCCGTGGAAAAACGGCGGCGGCAGCACCGAGGAAATCACCCGCGATGCTGGCGCTGGCCTGGACGGTTTCGGCTGGCGTCTGTCGATTGCCGACATCACCGAATCGGGCGGTTTCTCGACATTCGCCGGTTACCAGCGAGTCATCACCGTGTTGCAGGGCGACGGCATGACCTTGTGCGTCGACGGTGACGATACCCGGCCATTGTTACCCCTGGACCCGTTTGCTTTCAGCGGCGAAAGCCAAGTGTCCTGCACCTTGCTCGGCGGTGCGATTCGCGACTTCAATCTGATCTACGCGCCGCAACGTTACAGCGCGCGGTTGCAGTGGCTGGACGGTGAGCAGCGGTTTTTCAGCTCGGCATCGACGCTGCTGGTGTTCAGTGTCAGTGAGCTGATGGACGTGCGTGTTGGCGACGGCGTTTCGCAGCTCGGTCGGCATGATTGCCTGCAACTGGACGGCAACAGTGGGCTGGTCGAAGTCTCCACCAACGCGGCATGCTGCGTGATCGAACTCCCCCAGAATTGA